In the Osmerus eperlanus chromosome 27, fOsmEpe2.1, whole genome shotgun sequence genome, one interval contains:
- the LOC134014092 gene encoding cullin-5 isoform X2 → MATSNLLKNKGSLQFEDKWDLMRPIVLKLLRQECVTKQQWFDLFSDVHAVCLWDDKGPAKIHQALKEDILDFIKQAQARVLSHQDDTALLKAYIVEWRKFFTQCDILPKPFCQLEITLMGKQGSNKKSNVEDSIVRKLMLDTWNESIFSNIKNRLQDSAMKLVHAERLGEAFDSQLVIGVRESYVNLCSNPDDKLQIYRDNFEKAYLDSTERFYRTQAPSYLQQNGVQNYMKYADAKLREEEKRALRYLETRRECSSVQALMECCVNALVTSFKETILAECPGMIKRNETEKLHLMFSLMDKVPNGIEPMLKDLEDHIMNAGLADMVASAETITTDSEKYVEQLLTLFNRFSKLVKEAFQDDPRFLTARDKAYKAVVNDATIFKLELPLKQKGVGLKTQPESKCPELLANYCDMLLRKTPLSKKLTSEEIEAKLKEVLLVLKYVQNKDVFMRYHKAHLTRRLILDISADNEIEENMVEWLREVGMPADYVNKLARMFQDIKVSEDLNQSFKEMHKHNKLALPADSVNIKILNAGAWSRSSEKVFVSLPTELEDLIPEVEDFYKKNHSGRKLHWHHLMSNGIITFKNEVGQYDLEVTTFQLAVLFAWNQRPRERISFENLKLATELPDAELRRTLWSLVAFPKLKRQVLSYDPVVGSPKDFSEGTLFYVNQEFSLIKNSKVQKRGKINLIGRLQLTTERMREEENEGIVQLRILRTQEAIIQIMKMRKRISNAQLQTELVEILKNMFLPQKKMIKEQMEWLIEHKYIKRDEMDINTFLYMA, encoded by the exons ATGGCGACGTCTAATTTGCTCAAG AACAAAGGCTCCCTCCAATTTGAAGACAAGTGGGACTTGATGCGCCCAATCGTCCTGAAGTTGCTCCGACAGGAGTGCGTCACCAAACAACAGTGGTTTGACCTTTTCTC AGACGTCCATGCAGTATGTCTTTGGGACGACAAGGGTCCAGCCAAGATCCACCAAGCCCTGAAAGAGGACATTTTAGATTTCATCAAGCAGGCACAAGCG CGAGTGCTGAGCCACCAGGACGACACGGCCCTGCTCAAGGCCTACATCGTGGAGTGGAGGAAGTTCTTCACCCAGTGCGACATCCTGCCCAAGCCCTTCTGCCAGCTGGAGATCACCCTGATGGGGAAGCAGGGGAGCAACAAGAAGTCCAACGTGGAGGACAGCATTGTCAGGAAG CTCATGCTGGACACCTGGAACGAGTCGATCTTCTCCAACATCAAGAACAGGCTGCAGGACAGCGCCATGAAGCTGGTCCACGCCGAGAGGCTTGGGGAGGCCTTCGACTCCCAGCTGGTCATAGGGGTCAGAGAATCCTACG TGAATCTGTGCTCTAACCCGGATGACAAGCTGCAGATCTACAGGGACAACTTTGAGAAGGCCTACCTGGACTCCACTGAGAGGTTCTACAGAACACAggccccctcctacctccagcAGAACGGAGTCCAGAACTATATGAAATAC GCAGACGCCAAGTtgcgagaggaggagaagcggGCGCTGCGGTACCTGGAGACGAGGCGAGAGTGCAGCTCCGTGCAGGCG CTCATGGAGTGCTGCGTGAACGCTCTGGTGACGTCGTTCAAGGAGACCATCTTGGCAGAGTGTCCAGGCATGATCAAACGAaacgagacagaga AGCTGCATCTGATGTTCTCGCTCATGGACAAGGTTCCCAACGGGATCGAGCCCATGCTGAAGGATCTGGAGGATCACATCATGAACGCCGGCCTGGCGGACATGGTGGCGTCCGCGGAAACCATCACCACG gACTCTGAGAAATACGTTGAGCAGCTCCTCACTTTGTTCAACCGCTTCAGTAAACTGGTGAAAGAGGCTTTCCAGGACGACCCCCGCTTCCTAACAGCCAGGGACAAG GCTTACAAAGCGGTTGTGAACGACGCCACCATTTTTAAACTTGAACTGCCGTTGAAGCAAAAAGG TGTGGGTCTGAAGACCCAGCCTGAGTCTAAATGTCCAGAGCTTCTGGCAAACTACTGTGACATGCTCCTGAGGAAAACCCCTCTGAGCAAGAAGCTCACCTCCGAGGAGATCGAGGCCAAACTGAAGGAAGTT CTGCTGGTTCTGAAGTACGTCCAAAACAAAGACGTCTTCATGCGCTACCACAAAGCCCACCTGACCAGACGCCTCATCTTGGACATCTCAGCTGACAACGAGATCGAAGAGAACATGGTGGAGTGGCTCAgg GAAGTCGGGATGCCTGCAGACTACGTAAACAAGCTGGCAAGGATGTTCCAGGACATCAAAGTGTCGGAAGATCTCAACCAGTCTTTCAAAGAgatgcacaaacacaacaaattGGCGTTGCCAG CCGACTCGGTGAACATAAAGATCCTCAACGCCGGGGCGTGGTCCCGGAGTTCGGAGAAAGTGTTCGTCTCGTTGCCCACGGAGCTGGAGGACCTGATCCCGGAGGTGGAGGACTTCTACAAGAAGAACCACAGTGGACGCAAGCTACACTGGCACCACCTCATGTCCAACGGCATC ATCACCTTCAAGAACGAGGTGGGGCAGTACGACCTAGAGGTCACGACCTTTCAGCTGGCCGTGCTGTTCGCCTGGAACCAGCGGCCCCGGGAGAGGATCAGCTTCGAGAACCTGAAACTGGCCACGGAGCTTCCTGACGCTGAGCTGAGGCGCACACTCTGG TCCTTAGTGGCGTTTCCTAAACTGAAAAGACAGGTGCTATCGTACGACCCCGTCGTGGGGTCACCCAAAGACTTCTCAGAGGGCACGCTATTCTACGTCAACCAGGAGTTCTCACTCAT AAAAAACTCCAAGGtccagaagagagggaagatcaACCTGATTGGCCGACTCCAGCTCACCACTGAGcgaatgagagaggaggagaacgaggGAATTGTCCAGCTCAGGATATTAAGAACTCAG
- the LOC134014092 gene encoding cullin-5 isoform X1, protein MATSNLLKNKGSLQFEDKWDLMRPIVLKLLRQECVTKQQWFDLFSDVHAVCLWDDKGPAKIHQALKEDILDFIKQAQARVLSHQDDTALLKAYIVEWRKFFTQCDILPKPFCQLEITLMGKQGSNKKSNVEDSIVRKLMLDTWNESIFSNIKNRLQDSAMKLVHAERLGEAFDSQLVIGVRESYVNLCSNPDDKLQIYRDNFEKAYLDSTERFYRTQAPSYLQQNGVQNYMKYADAKLREEEKRALRYLETRRECSSVQALMECCVNALVTSFKETILAECPGMIKRNETESEYGRSTPAKGTASSELHLMFSLMDKVPNGIEPMLKDLEDHIMNAGLADMVASAETITTDSEKYVEQLLTLFNRFSKLVKEAFQDDPRFLTARDKAYKAVVNDATIFKLELPLKQKGVGLKTQPESKCPELLANYCDMLLRKTPLSKKLTSEEIEAKLKEVLLVLKYVQNKDVFMRYHKAHLTRRLILDISADNEIEENMVEWLREVGMPADYVNKLARMFQDIKVSEDLNQSFKEMHKHNKLALPADSVNIKILNAGAWSRSSEKVFVSLPTELEDLIPEVEDFYKKNHSGRKLHWHHLMSNGIITFKNEVGQYDLEVTTFQLAVLFAWNQRPRERISFENLKLATELPDAELRRTLWSLVAFPKLKRQVLSYDPVVGSPKDFSEGTLFYVNQEFSLIKNSKVQKRGKINLIGRLQLTTERMREEENEGIVQLRILRTQEAIIQIMKMRKRISNAQLQTELVEILKNMFLPQKKMIKEQMEWLIEHKYIKRDEMDINTFLYMA, encoded by the exons ATGGCGACGTCTAATTTGCTCAAG AACAAAGGCTCCCTCCAATTTGAAGACAAGTGGGACTTGATGCGCCCAATCGTCCTGAAGTTGCTCCGACAGGAGTGCGTCACCAAACAACAGTGGTTTGACCTTTTCTC AGACGTCCATGCAGTATGTCTTTGGGACGACAAGGGTCCAGCCAAGATCCACCAAGCCCTGAAAGAGGACATTTTAGATTTCATCAAGCAGGCACAAGCG CGAGTGCTGAGCCACCAGGACGACACGGCCCTGCTCAAGGCCTACATCGTGGAGTGGAGGAAGTTCTTCACCCAGTGCGACATCCTGCCCAAGCCCTTCTGCCAGCTGGAGATCACCCTGATGGGGAAGCAGGGGAGCAACAAGAAGTCCAACGTGGAGGACAGCATTGTCAGGAAG CTCATGCTGGACACCTGGAACGAGTCGATCTTCTCCAACATCAAGAACAGGCTGCAGGACAGCGCCATGAAGCTGGTCCACGCCGAGAGGCTTGGGGAGGCCTTCGACTCCCAGCTGGTCATAGGGGTCAGAGAATCCTACG TGAATCTGTGCTCTAACCCGGATGACAAGCTGCAGATCTACAGGGACAACTTTGAGAAGGCCTACCTGGACTCCACTGAGAGGTTCTACAGAACACAggccccctcctacctccagcAGAACGGAGTCCAGAACTATATGAAATAC GCAGACGCCAAGTtgcgagaggaggagaagcggGCGCTGCGGTACCTGGAGACGAGGCGAGAGTGCAGCTCCGTGCAGGCG CTCATGGAGTGCTGCGTGAACGCTCTGGTGACGTCGTTCAAGGAGACCATCTTGGCAGAGTGTCCAGGCATGATCAAACGAaacgagacagagagtgagtacGGCCGGAGCACTCCAGCCAAAGGCACAGCCAGCTCAG AGCTGCATCTGATGTTCTCGCTCATGGACAAGGTTCCCAACGGGATCGAGCCCATGCTGAAGGATCTGGAGGATCACATCATGAACGCCGGCCTGGCGGACATGGTGGCGTCCGCGGAAACCATCACCACG gACTCTGAGAAATACGTTGAGCAGCTCCTCACTTTGTTCAACCGCTTCAGTAAACTGGTGAAAGAGGCTTTCCAGGACGACCCCCGCTTCCTAACAGCCAGGGACAAG GCTTACAAAGCGGTTGTGAACGACGCCACCATTTTTAAACTTGAACTGCCGTTGAAGCAAAAAGG TGTGGGTCTGAAGACCCAGCCTGAGTCTAAATGTCCAGAGCTTCTGGCAAACTACTGTGACATGCTCCTGAGGAAAACCCCTCTGAGCAAGAAGCTCACCTCCGAGGAGATCGAGGCCAAACTGAAGGAAGTT CTGCTGGTTCTGAAGTACGTCCAAAACAAAGACGTCTTCATGCGCTACCACAAAGCCCACCTGACCAGACGCCTCATCTTGGACATCTCAGCTGACAACGAGATCGAAGAGAACATGGTGGAGTGGCTCAgg GAAGTCGGGATGCCTGCAGACTACGTAAACAAGCTGGCAAGGATGTTCCAGGACATCAAAGTGTCGGAAGATCTCAACCAGTCTTTCAAAGAgatgcacaaacacaacaaattGGCGTTGCCAG CCGACTCGGTGAACATAAAGATCCTCAACGCCGGGGCGTGGTCCCGGAGTTCGGAGAAAGTGTTCGTCTCGTTGCCCACGGAGCTGGAGGACCTGATCCCGGAGGTGGAGGACTTCTACAAGAAGAACCACAGTGGACGCAAGCTACACTGGCACCACCTCATGTCCAACGGCATC ATCACCTTCAAGAACGAGGTGGGGCAGTACGACCTAGAGGTCACGACCTTTCAGCTGGCCGTGCTGTTCGCCTGGAACCAGCGGCCCCGGGAGAGGATCAGCTTCGAGAACCTGAAACTGGCCACGGAGCTTCCTGACGCTGAGCTGAGGCGCACACTCTGG TCCTTAGTGGCGTTTCCTAAACTGAAAAGACAGGTGCTATCGTACGACCCCGTCGTGGGGTCACCCAAAGACTTCTCAGAGGGCACGCTATTCTACGTCAACCAGGAGTTCTCACTCAT AAAAAACTCCAAGGtccagaagagagggaagatcaACCTGATTGGCCGACTCCAGCTCACCACTGAGcgaatgagagaggaggagaacgaggGAATTGTCCAGCTCAGGATATTAAGAACTCAG
- the LOC134014092 gene encoding cullin-5 isoform X3 — MRPIVLKLLRQECVTKQQWFDLFSDVHAVCLWDDKGPAKIHQALKEDILDFIKQAQARVLSHQDDTALLKAYIVEWRKFFTQCDILPKPFCQLEITLMGKQGSNKKSNVEDSIVRKLMLDTWNESIFSNIKNRLQDSAMKLVHAERLGEAFDSQLVIGVRESYVNLCSNPDDKLQIYRDNFEKAYLDSTERFYRTQAPSYLQQNGVQNYMKYADAKLREEEKRALRYLETRRECSSVQALMECCVNALVTSFKETILAECPGMIKRNETESEYGRSTPAKGTASSELHLMFSLMDKVPNGIEPMLKDLEDHIMNAGLADMVASAETITTDSEKYVEQLLTLFNRFSKLVKEAFQDDPRFLTARDKAYKAVVNDATIFKLELPLKQKGVGLKTQPESKCPELLANYCDMLLRKTPLSKKLTSEEIEAKLKEVLLVLKYVQNKDVFMRYHKAHLTRRLILDISADNEIEENMVEWLREVGMPADYVNKLARMFQDIKVSEDLNQSFKEMHKHNKLALPADSVNIKILNAGAWSRSSEKVFVSLPTELEDLIPEVEDFYKKNHSGRKLHWHHLMSNGIITFKNEVGQYDLEVTTFQLAVLFAWNQRPRERISFENLKLATELPDAELRRTLWSLVAFPKLKRQVLSYDPVVGSPKDFSEGTLFYVNQEFSLIKNSKVQKRGKINLIGRLQLTTERMREEENEGIVQLRILRTQEAIIQIMKMRKRISNAQLQTELVEILKNMFLPQKKMIKEQMEWLIEHKYIKRDEMDINTFLYMA, encoded by the exons ATGCGCCCAATCGTCCTGAAGTTGCTCCGACAGGAGTGCGTCACCAAACAACAGTGGTTTGACCTTTTCTC AGACGTCCATGCAGTATGTCTTTGGGACGACAAGGGTCCAGCCAAGATCCACCAAGCCCTGAAAGAGGACATTTTAGATTTCATCAAGCAGGCACAAGCG CGAGTGCTGAGCCACCAGGACGACACGGCCCTGCTCAAGGCCTACATCGTGGAGTGGAGGAAGTTCTTCACCCAGTGCGACATCCTGCCCAAGCCCTTCTGCCAGCTGGAGATCACCCTGATGGGGAAGCAGGGGAGCAACAAGAAGTCCAACGTGGAGGACAGCATTGTCAGGAAG CTCATGCTGGACACCTGGAACGAGTCGATCTTCTCCAACATCAAGAACAGGCTGCAGGACAGCGCCATGAAGCTGGTCCACGCCGAGAGGCTTGGGGAGGCCTTCGACTCCCAGCTGGTCATAGGGGTCAGAGAATCCTACG TGAATCTGTGCTCTAACCCGGATGACAAGCTGCAGATCTACAGGGACAACTTTGAGAAGGCCTACCTGGACTCCACTGAGAGGTTCTACAGAACACAggccccctcctacctccagcAGAACGGAGTCCAGAACTATATGAAATAC GCAGACGCCAAGTtgcgagaggaggagaagcggGCGCTGCGGTACCTGGAGACGAGGCGAGAGTGCAGCTCCGTGCAGGCG CTCATGGAGTGCTGCGTGAACGCTCTGGTGACGTCGTTCAAGGAGACCATCTTGGCAGAGTGTCCAGGCATGATCAAACGAaacgagacagagagtgagtacGGCCGGAGCACTCCAGCCAAAGGCACAGCCAGCTCAG AGCTGCATCTGATGTTCTCGCTCATGGACAAGGTTCCCAACGGGATCGAGCCCATGCTGAAGGATCTGGAGGATCACATCATGAACGCCGGCCTGGCGGACATGGTGGCGTCCGCGGAAACCATCACCACG gACTCTGAGAAATACGTTGAGCAGCTCCTCACTTTGTTCAACCGCTTCAGTAAACTGGTGAAAGAGGCTTTCCAGGACGACCCCCGCTTCCTAACAGCCAGGGACAAG GCTTACAAAGCGGTTGTGAACGACGCCACCATTTTTAAACTTGAACTGCCGTTGAAGCAAAAAGG TGTGGGTCTGAAGACCCAGCCTGAGTCTAAATGTCCAGAGCTTCTGGCAAACTACTGTGACATGCTCCTGAGGAAAACCCCTCTGAGCAAGAAGCTCACCTCCGAGGAGATCGAGGCCAAACTGAAGGAAGTT CTGCTGGTTCTGAAGTACGTCCAAAACAAAGACGTCTTCATGCGCTACCACAAAGCCCACCTGACCAGACGCCTCATCTTGGACATCTCAGCTGACAACGAGATCGAAGAGAACATGGTGGAGTGGCTCAgg GAAGTCGGGATGCCTGCAGACTACGTAAACAAGCTGGCAAGGATGTTCCAGGACATCAAAGTGTCGGAAGATCTCAACCAGTCTTTCAAAGAgatgcacaaacacaacaaattGGCGTTGCCAG CCGACTCGGTGAACATAAAGATCCTCAACGCCGGGGCGTGGTCCCGGAGTTCGGAGAAAGTGTTCGTCTCGTTGCCCACGGAGCTGGAGGACCTGATCCCGGAGGTGGAGGACTTCTACAAGAAGAACCACAGTGGACGCAAGCTACACTGGCACCACCTCATGTCCAACGGCATC ATCACCTTCAAGAACGAGGTGGGGCAGTACGACCTAGAGGTCACGACCTTTCAGCTGGCCGTGCTGTTCGCCTGGAACCAGCGGCCCCGGGAGAGGATCAGCTTCGAGAACCTGAAACTGGCCACGGAGCTTCCTGACGCTGAGCTGAGGCGCACACTCTGG TCCTTAGTGGCGTTTCCTAAACTGAAAAGACAGGTGCTATCGTACGACCCCGTCGTGGGGTCACCCAAAGACTTCTCAGAGGGCACGCTATTCTACGTCAACCAGGAGTTCTCACTCAT AAAAAACTCCAAGGtccagaagagagggaagatcaACCTGATTGGCCGACTCCAGCTCACCACTGAGcgaatgagagaggaggagaacgaggGAATTGTCCAGCTCAGGATATTAAGAACTCAG
- the cbr1l gene encoding carbonyl reductase 1-like — translation MSKKVAVVTGGNKGIGFAIVKELCKAKFPGDIILTARNEKLGKEAVELLKSEGFKATFQHLDICDQGSAVKLRDFLQNIYGGLDVLVNNAGIAFKNDATEPFGEQAEVTMRTNFWGTLWVSHALLPILRPNARVVNISSFVSKRALDQCSPQLQAKFRDPKLSEEELCGLMGEFVTAAQKGSHKAEGWPNTAYGTTKIGVTVLSMIQAHELTKTRAGDGVLLNACCPGWVRTDMAGDKAPKSPEEGAQTPTYLALLPVGTEEPHGHLVWDKVVQEW, via the exons ATGTCGAAGAAAGTTGCAGTCGTGACCGGTGGCAATAAAGGCATTGGATTTGCAATTGTGAAAGAGCTCTGCAAGGCGAAGTTTCCCGGGGACATAATCCTTACTGCCCGAAATGAGAAACTTGGGAAAGAGGCCGTGGAATTGCTTAAATCCGAGGGATTTAAGGCAACTTTCCAACATCTGGACATCTGTGATCAAGGAAGTGCTGTGAAACTTCGTGACTTTCTGCAGAACATTTATGGAGGATTGGATGTGCTGGTCAACAACGCGGGGATTGCTTTTAAAA ATGACGCAACGGAACCGTTTGGGGAGCAGGCTGAAGTTACAATGCGGACCAACTTTTGGGGCACGTTGTGGGTTTCCCACGCCCTTCTTCCCATCCTCAGACCCAACGCGAGGGTGGTCAACATATCCAGCTTCGTCAGCAAGCGGGCCCTTGATCAATGTAGCCCTCAACTTCAAGCCAA GTTTAGAGACCCGAAGTTGTCTGAGGAGGAGCTGTGCGGTCTGATGGGCGAGTTTGTAACGGCAGCTCAGAAGGGTAGCCATAAAGCGGAAGGGTGGCCGAACACCGCTTATGGCACCACGAAG aTCGGAGTGACTGTGCTGTCGATGATCCAGGCACACGAGCTAACCAAGACGAGGGCTGGAGATGGAGTCCTTCTCAACGCCTGCTGCCCAGGGTGGGTCCGCACTGACATGGCTGGTGACAAGGCCCCCAAGAGCCCAGAGGAGGGGGCCCAGACCCCCACCTACCTTGCCCTGCTCCCAGTGGGGACCGAGGAACCCCACGGGCATCTGGTGTGGGACAAGGTCGTCCAGGAGTGGTAG